In one window of Hymenobacter nivis DNA:
- a CDS encoding GatB/YqeY domain-containing protein, whose amino-acid sequence MPLKETLDAAIKQAMLAKDKVRLTTLRSLKSQIMLAETAEGAQGAALTPDAELKLLNKAAKQRRDAAAIYKEQFRSDLESNELAELAIIEEYLPQQLTEADLVERLVHIIQRVGAQGPSDLGKVMGVAARELSGQADGKLISQVVSNLLNNTNQ is encoded by the coding sequence ATGCCCCTCAAAGAAACCCTCGACGCCGCCATCAAGCAAGCCATGCTGGCCAAAGACAAGGTGCGCCTCACCACGCTGCGCTCCCTCAAGTCGCAGATTATGTTGGCCGAAACCGCCGAAGGGGCCCAGGGCGCCGCCCTCACCCCCGATGCCGAGCTGAAGCTCCTCAACAAAGCCGCCAAGCAGCGCCGCGACGCCGCCGCCATCTACAAAGAGCAGTTCCGCTCCGACCTCGAAAGTAACGAGCTGGCCGAGTTGGCCATCATCGAAGAATACCTGCCCCAGCAGCTTACCGAGGCCGATTTGGTCGAGCGCCTCGTGCACATCATCCAGCGCGTAGGGGCCCAGGGCCCGTCCGACTTGGGCAAGGTGATGGGCGTAGCCGCCCGCGAGCTAAGCGGCCAGGCCGACGGCAAGCTGATTTCCCAGGTCGTAAGCAACCTGCTGAACAATACCAACCAGTAG
- a CDS encoding CvpA family protein, translating to MVALDLLLLLVLGVGAVKGFRRGLVLEVASLLAFVLAVVGGLSLLTATVPVVRHYVGEAYGLLPIVSFALVFGLILWGVHWLGGLLKTALHLTPLGFLDSLLGGAAGLLKWLLGLSLLLHGTGLAGLPLLGPQVVAGSQVLPVVRQATPLALRTTAYVLPVAKGLLTRMKTALTHPN from the coding sequence ATGGTGGCCCTCGATTTGCTCCTGCTGCTTGTGCTTGGCGTGGGGGCCGTGAAGGGGTTCCGGCGCGGGCTGGTGCTGGAAGTGGCCTCGCTGCTGGCCTTCGTGCTGGCTGTGGTGGGGGGGCTTAGCCTGCTCACGGCCACGGTGCCGGTGGTGCGGCACTACGTGGGCGAGGCCTACGGGCTGCTGCCGATTGTTTCGTTCGCGCTGGTGTTTGGGCTGATATTGTGGGGCGTGCACTGGCTGGGTGGCCTGCTGAAAACTGCCCTGCACCTAACCCCGCTGGGCTTCTTGGATAGCCTGCTGGGCGGGGCCGCGGGCCTGCTCAAGTGGCTGCTCGGCCTGAGCCTGCTGTTGCACGGCACCGGCCTGGCCGGGCTGCCGCTGCTGGGGCCCCAGGTGGTGGCCGGCTCGCAGGTGCTGCCCGTGGTGCGGCAGGCCACGCCGCTGGCGCTGCGCACCACGGCCTACGTACTGCCCGTGGCCAAGGGCCTGCTCACGCGCATGAAAACTGCGCTTACCCACCCCAACTAG
- a CDS encoding anthranilate synthase component II yields MRLLLLDNFDSFTHTLADYLRQLGAEVVVRRNDVPLPELQQTAWDGIVLSPGPGVPAAAGVMPAVIAHYHARLPMLGVCLGHQALGEFFGAELGRAARPMHGKVSSVAWAPGAALAAGLPAVTPATRYHSLVLREPLPAALVALAHTTGGPGPPELMALRHAAWPLFGVQFHPEALLTPDGRAMLANWLRFCNIAKPVPSAAG; encoded by the coding sequence GTGCGCCTGCTGCTGCTCGACAACTTCGATTCCTTCACCCACACCCTGGCCGACTACCTGCGCCAGCTGGGGGCCGAGGTGGTGGTGCGCCGCAACGACGTGCCCCTGCCAGAGCTGCAACAAACGGCCTGGGACGGCATCGTGCTCTCGCCGGGGCCCGGCGTGCCGGCGGCGGCGGGCGTCATGCCGGCCGTTATTGCCCACTACCACGCGCGGCTGCCCATGCTGGGCGTGTGCCTGGGGCACCAGGCGCTGGGCGAGTTTTTTGGGGCCGAGCTGGGGCGGGCGGCCCGGCCCATGCACGGCAAGGTATCCAGCGTTGCCTGGGCCCCGGGGGCGGCGCTGGCAGCGGGTCTGCCGGCCGTCACGCCCGCCACGCGCTACCACTCGCTGGTGCTGCGCGAGCCGCTGCCCGCGGCGCTGGTGGCCCTGGCCCACACCACCGGGGGCCCCGGCCCACCCGAGCTGATGGCCCTGCGCCACGCCGCCTGGCCGCTGTTTGGGGTGCAGTTTCACCCCGAAGCTCTCCTCACGCCCGACGGCCGGGCGATGCTGGCCAATTGGCTACGCTTTTGTAACATTGCAAAACCCGTACCCTCCGCGGCCGGTTAG
- a CDS encoding alpha/beta fold hydrolase, with amino-acid sequence MELQTHHRQGYEYVDEGEGPVLLLLHGLFGALSNWADVVDAFRPHYRVLIPLLPIYEMPLAQAGVPGLARYVEGFVAALDLPPAFTVLGNSLGGHVALVYALDNPARVSRLVLTGSSGLFEDGMGGSFPKRGNYGFVQERVAYTFYDPAVATKELVDEIFRITNSNAKCLRIIAIARSAQRHNLTKELHRIQVPVLLIWGLNDTITPPPVAHDFARLLPAAELAFLDHCGHAPMMERPAGFNAYLRRFLRKTEPQSAVLA; translated from the coding sequence ATGGAATTGCAGACCCACCACCGCCAAGGCTACGAGTACGTCGACGAGGGCGAGGGGCCCGTGCTGCTCCTGCTGCACGGCCTGTTCGGGGCCCTCAGCAACTGGGCCGACGTGGTGGATGCCTTCCGGCCGCACTACCGCGTGCTCATCCCGCTGCTGCCCATCTACGAAATGCCGCTGGCGCAGGCCGGTGTGCCGGGCTTGGCGCGCTACGTCGAGGGCTTCGTGGCGGCGCTGGACTTGCCGCCGGCCTTCACAGTGCTCGGCAACTCGCTGGGCGGCCACGTGGCCCTGGTGTACGCCCTCGACAACCCGGCCCGGGTGAGCCGGCTGGTGCTCACGGGTAGCAGCGGCTTGTTTGAGGACGGCATGGGCGGCTCGTTCCCGAAGCGCGGCAACTACGGCTTCGTGCAGGAGCGGGTTGCCTACACCTTCTACGACCCCGCCGTGGCCACAAAGGAGCTGGTTGATGAGATTTTTCGCATTACCAACTCCAACGCCAAGTGCTTGCGCATCATCGCCATTGCGCGCTCGGCCCAGCGCCACAACCTCACTAAGGAGCTGCACCGCATTCAGGTGCCGGTGCTGCTTATCTGGGGCCTGAACGACACCATCACCCCGCCGCCGGTGGCGCACGACTTTGCCCGCCTGCTGCCCGCGGCCGAGTTGGCCTTCCTCGACCACTGCGGCCACGCCCCGATGATGGAGCGCCCCGCCGGCTTCAATGCCTACTTGCGCCGCTTCTTGCGTAAGACCGAGCCGCAGTCCGCCGTTTTGGCCTGA
- a CDS encoding CBS domain-containing protein: MQAMLAEDLLNEMIPPLKGTDSLGKAARWLDEFRVGQLPVLAERRYRGLVTEADLADVDDPDTLLSELTLGFRETVVRPDQHFFKVVELAIENKLQLVPVVGDDDAYVGVVTVADALAAFGPQTSAPGQGGIIVLSMAERDYSLSQISRYVEENNAKIVNSYVMPDEQDPYRIRLTLKLNTDNLARIVATLERFGYFVAAQFSGAGEVNEDEQERYDGLLRYLSV; this comes from the coding sequence ATGCAAGCCATGCTCGCCGAAGATTTACTCAACGAAATGATTCCGCCCCTCAAGGGCACCGACTCGCTGGGCAAAGCTGCCCGGTGGCTCGATGAGTTTCGGGTGGGCCAGCTACCGGTGCTGGCCGAGCGCCGGTACCGCGGCCTGGTGACGGAGGCCGATTTGGCCGATGTTGACGACCCCGACACGCTGCTTTCGGAGCTCACGCTGGGCTTCCGCGAAACCGTGGTGCGGCCCGATCAGCACTTTTTCAAGGTGGTGGAGCTGGCCATTGAAAATAAACTTCAGCTGGTGCCGGTGGTGGGTGATGACGACGCCTACGTGGGCGTGGTAACGGTGGCCGACGCGCTGGCCGCCTTCGGGCCCCAAACGTCGGCCCCTGGCCAGGGCGGCATCATTGTGCTCAGCATGGCCGAGCGAGATTACTCGCTCTCGCAAATCAGCCGCTACGTGGAGGAGAACAACGCCAAAATCGTGAACTCCTACGTCATGCCCGACGAGCAGGACCCGTACCGTATCCGCCTCACCCTGAAGTTGAACACCGATAACCTGGCCCGCATCGTGGCCACGCTCGAACGGTTTGGCTACTTTGTGGCGGCGCAATTCAGCGGAGCCGGCGAGGTAAATGAGGACGAGCAGGAGCGCTACGACGGCCTGTTGCGCTACCTGAGCGTGTAG
- a CDS encoding POTRA domain-containing protein yields MLGWLAGPGPAPADTLPLRATRALPPVVAPTDTLVRILPCTGGGARARVAAVLLVGNRVTRARILRAELNIREGDTLDLAELPARLEANRRRLFNLQLFHAVLVQASCQGNGQLVLLFVVQERLYTFPVPIFSIADRNFRSWLDRPDRWRRLDYGLHLVRNNFRGRNEQLTANLQLGFNPKYEVFYEAPGLGRTRRVGVGGGFSFSQSRSVDFRTLDDRLQAYRPADAYAIQRLYASGGLRLRHTVQFLTAFDVSYHREQILDSVNFDNLNYFLGRTAREFLDFSLVSTLNQRNTFAYPLTGQFAQGLLAHRVFLNPDLPALTTLRLVYDHYFSLGHRFYYAFELNGQVRLTRALAYADARALGNDALVRGYDAYVVDGRHYGLVQQGVSYRLFNASEIHLAGINNPKINTIPLVAYLNLFADAGYVVAPGAPPGNQLPNRLLRSVGLGLHLVTYYDRVFTLEYTLNGLGQAGYFFRSTFPI; encoded by the coding sequence TTGCTGGGGTGGCTGGCCGGTCCGGGGCCCGCCCCGGCCGATACGCTGCCCCTGCGCGCTACCCGCGCCCTGCCCCCCGTGGTGGCCCCCACCGATACGCTGGTGCGCATTCTGCCCTGCACGGGGGGAGGCGCCCGGGCCCGCGTGGCCGCGGTGCTGCTGGTGGGCAATCGCGTGACGCGCGCCCGCATCCTGCGAGCCGAGCTGAACATCCGCGAGGGCGACACGCTGGACCTGGCCGAGTTGCCCGCCCGCCTCGAAGCCAACCGCCGCCGGCTGTTCAACCTCCAGCTTTTCCACGCGGTACTGGTGCAGGCCAGCTGCCAGGGCAACGGCCAGCTGGTACTGCTGTTTGTGGTGCAGGAGCGGCTGTACACGTTTCCGGTGCCCATCTTTTCCATTGCCGACCGCAACTTCCGGTCTTGGCTCGACCGGCCCGACCGTTGGCGGCGCCTCGATTACGGCCTGCACCTGGTACGGAACAACTTTCGGGGCCGCAACGAGCAGCTGACGGCCAACCTACAGCTGGGCTTCAACCCCAAGTACGAGGTGTTTTACGAAGCCCCCGGCCTGGGCCGCACCCGCCGCGTGGGCGTGGGCGGCGGCTTTTCATTTTCCCAAAGTCGCTCCGTCGATTTCCGCACCCTTGACGACCGCCTGCAAGCCTACCGCCCCGCCGACGCCTACGCCATTCAGCGGCTCTACGCCTCGGGGGGTCTGCGCCTGCGCCACACCGTACAGTTCCTCACCGCCTTCGACGTTTCGTACCACCGCGAGCAGATTCTGGACTCGGTGAATTTCGACAACCTCAATTATTTCCTGGGCCGCACCGCGCGCGAGTTCCTCGATTTCAGCCTCGTCAGCACCCTTAACCAGCGCAACACCTTTGCCTACCCGCTCACCGGGCAGTTTGCCCAGGGCCTGCTGGCGCACCGCGTTTTCCTCAACCCCGACCTGCCGGCCCTCACCACCCTGCGCCTGGTATACGACCACTATTTTTCGCTGGGCCACCGGTTCTATTATGCATTCGAGCTGAACGGGCAAGTGCGCCTCACCAGGGCCCTGGCTTATGCCGATGCACGCGCCCTGGGCAACGACGCGCTGGTGCGCGGCTACGATGCCTACGTCGTTGACGGCCGCCACTATGGCCTCGTGCAGCAGGGCGTGAGCTACCGGCTTTTCAACGCTAGCGAAATTCACCTGGCCGGCATCAACAATCCTAAAATCAACACCATCCCGCTCGTGGCCTACCTCAACCTGTTTGCCGACGCGGGCTACGTGGTGGCCCCCGGGGCCCCACCCGGCAATCAGCTGCCCAACCGCCTGCTGCGTTCGGTGGGCCTCGGCCTGCATTTGGTCACGTACTACGACCGGGTGTTCACCCTCGAATATACCCTGAATGGCCTGGGCCAGGCGGGGTACTTTTTCCGCAGCACTTTCCCCATTTGA
- a CDS encoding NAD kinase produces the protein MKFAILGKPFAEDAAPAIQALLDDLAARQAEVRIVESFRTYLDNTLRLPANTTSFRRGDSLRGTNFVLSIGGDGTLLDTVTYVGALQIPILGIHTGRLGFLATVTPEGIGPAIDALYKGHFVFDDRSLIRVDTDPDVFGGLNFGLNEFSILKGDSASMIAVHTYIDGEYLNSYWADGLVVATPTGSTGYSLSCGGPVLVPQTNNFIIAPVCPHNLNVRPLVVSNQSVLSFEIEGRSSNYMLSLDSRSISVDANVQMAVRRESFCARLVKLNHVNFLSTLRSKLNWGLDRRNPSSVPG, from the coding sequence ATGAAATTCGCCATCCTTGGCAAGCCCTTCGCAGAGGACGCTGCCCCGGCCATCCAAGCCCTCCTCGACGACCTGGCCGCCCGCCAGGCCGAAGTGCGCATCGTAGAATCCTTCCGCACCTACCTCGACAACACCTTGCGCCTGCCCGCCAACACCACTAGTTTCCGGCGCGGCGACTCGCTGCGGGGCACCAACTTTGTACTCAGCATCGGTGGCGACGGCACCCTGCTCGACACCGTGACTTACGTGGGGGCCCTGCAAATTCCTATTCTGGGCATTCACACCGGCCGGCTGGGTTTCTTGGCTACCGTCACCCCCGAGGGCATTGGCCCGGCCATCGACGCCCTGTACAAGGGCCATTTTGTGTTCGACGACCGCAGCCTCATCCGCGTCGACACCGACCCGGACGTATTCGGCGGGTTGAACTTTGGACTGAATGAATTTAGTATTTTAAAGGGAGACTCGGCTTCAATGATTGCCGTGCATACCTACATTGATGGCGAATACTTGAATTCTTACTGGGCCGATGGCCTCGTGGTGGCCACGCCCACCGGCTCCACGGGCTATTCGCTGAGTTGCGGGGGCCCGGTATTGGTTCCCCAAACCAACAATTTTATCATTGCGCCCGTATGCCCCCACAATCTGAATGTGCGGCCCCTCGTTGTGTCCAACCAAAGCGTACTTTCCTTTGAAATTGAGGGCCGTAGCTCAAATTATATGCTTTCGCTCGATTCCCGCTCCATCTCCGTCGACGCCAATGTGCAGATGGCCGTGCGCCGCGAAAGCTTCTGTGCCCGCCTGGTCAAGCTCAACCACGTGAATTTTTTGAGCACGCTCCGCAGCAAGCTGAACTGGGGGCTTGACCGCCGCAACCCTAGCTCAGTGCCAGGTTAA
- a CDS encoding DUF6089 family protein, translating into MKHIFTYPTALLVGLALLGSSQADAQQFNKRKQYNSVGFNINAMNYFGDLAPNTGFASFRFNNTRPNVGVTITRRFFPRVSGRLGLSYGRINGDDATAANASDQNARYRYNRNANFQNDIAELSGVVIIDLIQNRNNYLKRPDFVPYVFAGVAAFHHNPKGRDANGNYVPLQPLATEGVNYSRFQVAIPFGGGVRYRINRNFDASLEFGIRKTFTGYLDDVNGKYAANLTGQAAYFGGTDPATSVTKSNTGDFSGFVPGAQRGQNKTDWYTVTGLSLNYILTPRIKNPKFR; encoded by the coding sequence ATGAAACATATCTTCACATATCCCACTGCCCTACTGGTGGGACTGGCGTTGCTCGGTTCCTCGCAGGCCGATGCGCAACAGTTCAACAAGCGTAAGCAGTACAATTCCGTCGGCTTCAATATCAACGCCATGAACTATTTCGGCGACTTGGCCCCTAATACCGGGTTTGCCAGTTTCCGATTCAATAACACTCGCCCCAACGTGGGCGTGACCATAACGCGTCGCTTCTTCCCGCGCGTTTCGGGGCGGTTGGGCTTGTCGTACGGCCGCATCAACGGCGATGACGCTACGGCTGCCAACGCTTCTGACCAAAATGCCCGGTACCGCTACAACCGCAACGCCAACTTCCAAAACGACATTGCTGAACTCTCGGGCGTAGTCATTATTGACCTCATCCAGAACCGCAACAACTACCTGAAGCGCCCGGACTTCGTGCCATATGTGTTTGCTGGCGTGGCTGCCTTCCACCATAACCCGAAAGGCCGCGACGCAAACGGCAACTACGTCCCCTTGCAGCCGCTGGCTACCGAAGGAGTGAACTACAGCCGTTTTCAGGTCGCTATTCCGTTCGGCGGCGGTGTGCGCTACCGCATCAACCGCAACTTCGACGCTAGTCTGGAGTTTGGCATCCGCAAGACGTTCACCGGTTACCTCGATGACGTGAATGGCAAGTATGCGGCTAATTTGACGGGCCAAGCTGCTTACTTTGGCGGTACAGACCCAGCGACCTCGGTAACCAAAAGCAATACTGGTGATTTTAGTGGGTTTGTCCCTGGCGCTCAGCGCGGCCAAAATAAAACCGACTGGTACACCGTAACCGGCTTGTCGTTGAACTACATCCTGACGCCCCGCATCAAAAACCCAAAATTCCGCTAA
- a CDS encoding DUF6089 family protein produces the protein MIVNAFRYAFLACLVQAGNAFFCASAQAQIETQSTSELGLGLGVTNYRGEISPQYQFGNNRPAITAFYRRDVSAPITLRGSFLAGLLRADDANVTGEGGGVPPLQSYRGSNMKGSVLEAAVAMEYNFMDYHARKQKVHFTPYLFIGVGGYYANTRTQTANQGLGPDYNRSGGHFGIAIPAGAGVKYALSQHINLGLEVGVRKTFSDKLDNLGDQDPLLVNPHDNDWYYYSGLSVSYTFYKVHCPPQYKNNKRLLK, from the coding sequence ATGATAGTTAATGCATTTCGTTACGCATTCCTTGCTTGCCTGGTGCAAGCGGGGAATGCGTTTTTTTGCGCCTCGGCGCAAGCCCAAATCGAAACCCAAAGCACCAGTGAGCTAGGCTTGGGCTTAGGCGTAACTAATTACCGGGGCGAAATTTCCCCGCAATACCAATTCGGGAACAACCGCCCGGCCATCACTGCTTTCTACCGGCGCGATGTATCGGCGCCGATAACGTTGCGGGGCAGCTTTTTAGCCGGCTTATTGCGAGCTGACGATGCCAACGTAACTGGTGAAGGCGGGGGCGTGCCACCCCTGCAATCTTACCGGGGCTCCAACATGAAAGGTAGCGTGTTGGAAGCAGCCGTGGCCATGGAGTATAACTTCATGGATTACCACGCCCGCAAGCAAAAAGTCCACTTCACGCCGTACCTGTTCATCGGGGTGGGCGGCTACTATGCCAACACCCGGACCCAAACGGCCAATCAGGGCCTGGGGCCCGACTATAACCGTTCGGGTGGGCATTTCGGAATTGCCATTCCGGCAGGGGCTGGTGTAAAGTATGCGTTGTCGCAGCACATCAATCTGGGCTTGGAGGTGGGCGTGCGTAAAACATTTAGCGACAAGCTGGATAACTTAGGCGACCAAGACCCGCTACTGGTAAATCCGCACGACAACGACTGGTATTATTACAGTGGCCTTAGCGTTTCATACACCTTTTATAAGGTGCACTGCCCGCCACAGTACAAAAACAACAAGCGGCTGCTGAAGTAA
- a CDS encoding isoprenyl transferase, with protein sequence MTGQAEIDSLNIPAHVAVIMDGNGRWAKQRGGLRVFGHQSAIKAVRETVEEAAQLGVKYLTLYAFSTENWNRPALEVMALMQLLVHTIRQETPILLKNSIRLQSIGDTASLPAGCQRELAEAQELTKAGTRMTLVLALSYSGRWDLAQAARRLAVDVAAGRVQPADVSEASIAGYLATAGIPDPELLIRTSGEQRISNFMLWQLAYTELYITDLLWPDFRREHLQDAIRAYQRRERRFGKTSEQITVS encoded by the coding sequence ATGACCGGCCAGGCCGAAATCGACTCTCTTAATATTCCCGCGCACGTAGCTGTCATCATGGACGGAAACGGCCGCTGGGCCAAGCAACGGGGCGGCCTTCGGGTGTTCGGGCACCAGAGCGCCATTAAGGCTGTTCGCGAAACTGTGGAAGAAGCTGCGCAGCTTGGAGTTAAGTACCTAACGCTGTACGCCTTCTCTACTGAAAACTGGAACCGCCCGGCGCTGGAGGTGATGGCCCTGATGCAATTACTAGTACACACCATCCGCCAGGAAACGCCGATTTTGCTTAAGAATAGTATCCGCTTGCAATCCATTGGCGACACGGCTAGCCTGCCGGCAGGTTGCCAGCGCGAGTTGGCCGAAGCCCAGGAGTTGACTAAGGCCGGCACCCGCATGACCCTGGTACTGGCCCTGAGTTACAGCGGCCGCTGGGACCTGGCCCAGGCGGCCCGCCGCCTGGCGGTTGATGTAGCCGCCGGCCGGGTGCAGCCCGCCGATGTAAGCGAAGCCAGCATCGCGGGCTACCTCGCCACTGCAGGCATTCCCGACCCAGAATTACTTATCCGAACCAGCGGCGAGCAGCGCATTAGTAACTTCATGCTGTGGCAGTTGGCTTACACAGAGCTTTACATTACCGATTTGCTGTGGCCCGATTTCCGGCGCGAGCATTTGCAAGATGCCATCCGGGCATACCAGCGGCGTGAACGTCGTTTTGGCAAAACCAGTGAGCAAATCACTGTTTCCTAG
- the bamA gene encoding outer membrane protein assembly factor BamA, with protein sequence MISVRNFSWFLLLGWLVMGSLGVAQAQSPGVRPAGGADEPKKYVLGGITVSGTRYLDPNTLVGLSGLRIGDNITIPGEEIGKAIRKLWAQGILGDVNVSIARTEGDKIFLDFTLKERPRLSKFTFDGLSKGKTEELTKKITLIRGKVVTDALLNNTRAQVRKFYVNKGYLDTKVNILQVPDSSLSNSVALRINVDKGNKVRIHDITFEGNKAFSDYKLKGKLKKTKERKPYKFLTSGKFQRTEYEEDKKKLIEFYNAEGYRDATVVSDTLVRDAKGLALTIKVDEGPKYYFRHITWNGNYLYDDKTLSGVLGIRSGSPYSKETLDKRLNYNPTGQDVTSLYMNDGYLFFQIEPVEKKVEGDSIDIEMRLTEGVQAHVKEINISGNTKTSDHVVRRAIRTLPGDKFNRELLIRSNRELATLGYFDPEKVGINPIPNQADGTVDINYTVVEKPSDQVTLSGGWGGYAGFIGTVGLVFNNFSLRKAGTLRNWTPVPAGDGQRLALNVQANGFQYQAYSLSFTEPWLGGRRPNSLSFSLNRSISRLGRTFDANTGSFIKVNSATVGLGRQLRVPDDYFTLSNSLSYSHYQTQNYSLLTSGAATGTFNNITLNTTLSRNSIDNPTFTRRGSSLSLSLSLTPPYSIFPGAHPDANQWLEFHKWMFDASWFTPIVGKLVLNTRAHFGFLGSYGTRDIGPFERFKMGGAGLGYNGGGNFIVGTDYIGLRGYDDPNATYAIPTAQSQQNGGIIYNKYVLEMRYPVSLNPAATVYVLGFAEAGNAFDSYNNYNPYKLYRSVGVGARIFMSAFGLLGFDFGHGFDTVVPLPGVNTKQDFNHFHFIIGQQIR encoded by the coding sequence ATGATTTCAGTGCGTAATTTTTCTTGGTTTCTGCTACTGGGGTGGTTGGTGATGGGGAGCTTGGGCGTGGCCCAGGCCCAGAGCCCGGGCGTGCGCCCGGCGGGGGGCGCCGACGAACCCAAAAAATACGTGCTGGGCGGCATCACCGTGAGCGGCACCCGCTACCTCGACCCCAACACCCTCGTTGGCCTGTCGGGGCTGCGGATAGGTGATAACATAACCATTCCGGGCGAGGAAATTGGTAAAGCTATCCGCAAGCTCTGGGCCCAAGGTATTTTGGGTGACGTGAACGTAAGCATTGCCCGGACCGAAGGCGACAAGATTTTCCTGGATTTTACCCTGAAAGAGCGGCCCCGCCTGTCGAAATTCACATTCGATGGCCTGAGCAAAGGCAAAACGGAAGAACTCACCAAAAAGATTACCCTGATTCGGGGTAAGGTGGTGACCGATGCGCTTCTGAACAATACCCGCGCGCAAGTGCGTAAGTTTTACGTTAACAAGGGGTACTTGGATACTAAAGTTAATATCCTGCAAGTGCCGGACTCTTCGCTGTCCAACAGCGTGGCCTTGCGCATCAACGTGGATAAAGGCAATAAGGTCCGCATCCACGACATTACGTTTGAAGGCAACAAAGCCTTTTCGGACTACAAACTGAAAGGCAAGCTGAAAAAGACCAAGGAGCGTAAACCGTACAAATTCCTGACTTCGGGCAAGTTCCAACGGACGGAATACGAGGAGGACAAGAAGAAACTAATCGAATTTTATAACGCCGAGGGTTACCGCGACGCAACCGTTGTGAGCGATACCCTGGTGCGCGATGCCAAGGGCTTGGCCTTGACCATTAAAGTGGACGAGGGTCCCAAGTACTATTTCCGCCACATCACCTGGAACGGTAACTATCTCTACGACGACAAAACGCTGTCGGGGGTGCTGGGCATCAGGTCGGGCAGTCCGTACAGCAAGGAAACGCTGGATAAGCGCCTGAACTACAACCCAACAGGCCAAGACGTTACGTCGCTTTATATGAACGATGGCTACCTGTTCTTTCAGATTGAGCCGGTAGAGAAAAAGGTGGAAGGCGATTCGATTGACATTGAGATGCGCCTGACGGAAGGGGTGCAGGCCCACGTCAAGGAAATTAACATATCAGGAAATACCAAAACCAGCGACCACGTGGTGCGTCGCGCCATCCGGACGCTGCCCGGTGACAAGTTTAACCGCGAGCTACTTATTCGTTCCAACCGCGAACTTGCCACGTTGGGCTACTTCGACCCCGAAAAAGTAGGCATTAACCCCATCCCAAACCAAGCCGATGGCACGGTGGACATCAACTACACGGTGGTGGAAAAGCCTTCGGACCAGGTGACGCTCTCGGGCGGCTGGGGCGGCTACGCTGGCTTTATCGGCACGGTGGGCTTGGTGTTTAATAACTTCTCGCTGCGCAAAGCCGGTACGCTGCGTAACTGGACGCCGGTGCCCGCCGGCGATGGCCAGCGCCTGGCCCTGAACGTGCAAGCCAACGGCTTCCAGTACCAGGCTTACTCGCTCTCCTTCACGGAGCCGTGGCTGGGTGGCCGCCGGCCAAACTCGCTGTCGTTCAGCTTGAACCGCAGCATTAGCCGCCTCGGCAGGACATTTGATGCCAATACGGGCAGTTTCATCAAGGTAAACAGTGCCACGGTGGGCCTGGGCCGCCAGCTGCGAGTGCCGGATGACTATTTTACGCTGAGTAACTCGCTCTCGTACAGTCACTACCAAACGCAGAACTATTCGCTGCTGACCTCGGGCGCGGCCACCGGCACGTTTAACAACATTACCCTTAACACGACGCTCTCGCGCAACAGCATCGACAACCCGACCTTTACGCGCCGGGGCTCGTCGTTGAGCCTGAGCCTAAGCCTGACACCGCCGTACTCCATCTTCCCGGGGGCCCACCCCGACGCCAACCAGTGGTTGGAGTTCCACAAGTGGATGTTTGATGCCTCCTGGTTTACTCCTATTGTAGGCAAGCTGGTGCTGAACACCCGGGCCCACTTTGGTTTCCTGGGTTCATACGGTACGCGCGACATTGGTCCGTTTGAACGCTTCAAAATGGGCGGCGCTGGCCTGGGCTACAACGGCGGCGGCAACTTCATTGTGGGCACCGACTACATTGGCTTGCGTGGCTACGACGACCCCAACGCGACCTATGCCATCCCAACGGCGCAATCGCAGCAGAATGGGGGTATCATCTACAACAAGTACGTGTTGGAGATGCGCTACCCCGTTAGCCTGAACCCTGCGGCAACGGTGTACGTGCTCGGATTTGCCGAAGCTGGCAACGCATTCGATTCCTACAATAATTACAACCCTTATAAGTTGTACCGCTCAGTGGGCGTGGGGGCCCGCATTTTCATGTCGGCATTCGGTTTGCTAGGGTTTGACTTCGGCCACGGCTTTGATACAGTGGTACCACTGCCGGGTGTAAATACTAAGCAAGACTTTAACCACTTCCACTTCATCATCGGCCAGCAGATCCGCTAA